The Arachis hypogaea cultivar Tifrunner chromosome 19, arahy.Tifrunner.gnm2.J5K5, whole genome shotgun sequence genome has a window encoding:
- the LOC112778272 gene encoding uncharacterized protein codes for MTGTYKTNKKKGNIPVEYECPLNILPRNIWVRIATKVASNSIHDLFNMQATCKVFLDAGSSDAVYQHATMWQIRLISFLFYLDRPERRFLDRCMEARNADVILRQGLTEYFWIDHCGIEMELLARASMEGNIELG; via the coding sequence ATGACTGGAACTTATAAGACAAACAAAAAGAAAGGAAACATACCCGTCGAGTATGAATGTCCGCTGAATATTCTGCCTCGCAATATATGGGTGAGGATTGCAACGAAGGTTGCATCGAATTCGATCCATGACCTGTTCAACATGCAGGCTACTTGCAAGGTGTTTCTTGATGCAGGTAGTTCCGACGCTGTGTACCAACATGCGACAATGTGGCAGATACGGCTAatctcctttttattttaccttgaCCGGCCTGAAAGGAGGTTTCTCGATCGCTGCATGGAAGCAAGAAATGCGGATGTTATACTCCGGCAGGGGTTGACGGAGTATTTCTGGATTGACCACTGTGGCATTGAGATGGAACTTCTTGCTAGGGCCTCGATGGAGGGCAACATCGAATTAGGTTAG